One genomic window of Paraburkholderia acidiphila includes the following:
- a CDS encoding CaiB/BaiF CoA transferase family protein — MLTDSDSGTATSAQAGTPHDQQEGPLTGVRILDLSTVVAGPFGATLCADLGADVTKIELPDGSDALRKLQPVKDDISLYWKVTNRGKRGITLDVRKAEGRALLLRLVAQTDVLVENFRAGKLEEWGLDFETLHAANPRLVVLRLTGFGQTGPYRQRGGFARIFEAMSGLTQLTGETNGAPLHMNFPMGDTVAGLFAAFSIAAEMVRMRSDPAARGVEIDLSATEALFRMLEPLAVEREQLGLVRGHHGNRATYTAPSNMYRSADGVRFSLVASSQPIFRRLCAALELHDVPDDVRFVDNVSRVAHAAELDTRLEKAFAALPFALLTARLTEAGVPHTKIYTIDDIAEDPHFIARETIIRLPDADLGSVPAPCIVPRVKGRPAGVPRSGPALGEHNEAVYGALGLSVEALAQLRRDKVI; from the coding sequence ATGCTCACGGACAGCGATTCCGGCACCGCCACCAGCGCGCAAGCAGGTACGCCACACGATCAACAGGAAGGGCCCCTGACCGGCGTGCGCATTCTCGATCTCTCGACGGTCGTGGCCGGTCCCTTCGGCGCCACGCTGTGCGCCGATCTCGGCGCCGATGTCACGAAGATCGAACTGCCCGACGGCAGCGATGCGCTGCGCAAGCTGCAGCCCGTCAAGGACGATATTTCGCTCTACTGGAAAGTGACGAACCGCGGCAAGCGCGGCATCACGCTCGACGTGCGCAAGGCCGAGGGGCGCGCACTGCTGCTGCGGCTCGTGGCGCAGACGGACGTGCTCGTCGAGAACTTCCGCGCGGGCAAACTGGAGGAATGGGGACTCGACTTCGAGACGCTGCACGCGGCCAATCCGCGCCTCGTCGTGCTGCGTCTGACCGGCTTCGGCCAGACCGGGCCGTACCGTCAGCGCGGCGGCTTCGCGCGCATCTTCGAGGCCATGAGCGGCCTCACGCAACTGACCGGCGAAACGAACGGCGCGCCGCTGCACATGAACTTCCCGATGGGCGACACAGTAGCGGGCCTCTTCGCCGCGTTTTCGATTGCGGCGGAGATGGTGCGCATGCGCTCGGACCCGGCGGCGCGCGGCGTGGAAATCGATCTTTCGGCCACCGAAGCGCTCTTTCGCATGCTGGAGCCGCTCGCCGTGGAGCGCGAACAGCTCGGTCTCGTGCGCGGCCACCATGGCAACCGCGCGACCTATACCGCGCCTTCGAACATGTACCGCAGCGCCGACGGCGTGAGGTTCTCGCTCGTGGCGTCGTCGCAACCGATCTTCAGGCGGTTGTGCGCGGCGCTCGAACTTCACGACGTGCCCGACGATGTGCGCTTCGTCGACAACGTGAGCCGCGTCGCGCATGCAGCAGAACTCGACACGCGGCTCGAGAAGGCGTTCGCGGCACTTCCCTTCGCACTGCTCACCGCTCGGCTGACCGAGGCCGGCGTGCCGCACACGAAGATTTACACCATCGACGACATCGCCGAAGATCCGCATTTCATCGCGCGCGAAACCATCATCCGCCTGCCTGACGCGGATCTGGGCTCGGTGCCGGCGCCGTGCATCGTGCCACGCGTGAAGGGTCGGCCTGCCGGCGTGCCGCGCAGCGGACCTGCGCTCGGCGAGCACAACGAGGCGGTCTATGGCGCACTGGGACTGAGCGTCGAAGCGCTCGCGCAACTGCGGCGCGACAAGGTGATTTGA
- a CDS encoding mechanosensitive ion channel family protein, with amino-acid sequence MNTSIGRDGAGAGPSRMRFGAADRALFSRAASSRTSIRAFLRALMLLACLAACLAMPMRAAAQAAAAPVLPVLKSIITGAPAAASGASAAEAASAPSPASQAEFTRSLDSVIATLDNERQRTALLNQLKKLRSASENVAPAPASGAAATSGLLGAIASGLASVEADARRGRSPFHYWAGRFRAAGIELYDIASGGEGESLGRVVFDLFAMLAGWGACAAVLRWLERRLLRRFDVETGLRPDPRTIDLLIFVVHRAAPWIVAFVGALVVERSMPDALGRTLALVIAYAIVAGAVFSSICLIMFSLFGSGHRRAAVRLLIARSRRLLFAIGVLAALGDAATNFEVARQLGANLAALVSTAANLAAAALTVVFAIAFRRPVAHLIRNRSYTLRHGHKALTEVLDVLASLWQLPMLLLAGASIVATFGGIGSRDDVLQISVVSALLLVLAFFLSAVVLRITRPNPARVRRRSPYLRRLLRFAGTLLVVFIWFAYFESCARLWDISLAAIIEANVAARGIAHAIFAIVSTVFLAWLVWITVDTAILEALNPTGPRTKGRAPSTRARTMLPLVRNAVLVTILTITGIVTAANLGINVTPLLAGAGVIGLAIGFGAQSLVADLITGLFIIIEETISVGDWIDIDNGHAGTVEHLSIRTVRLRDGQGAIHAIPFSQIKIVKNLSRDFAFAVFEVRVPFSVDLDTITRMIRETGAELVADFRYRREILGPVEVWGLDRFDPNWMVVKGQIKTRPLQQWSVARAFNARLKRHMDEAGIEMPVPQMQVHMSSRSGDVEEPRGDPHDAAHGHPHAPGGVARDASHEPRPAPPPTAGPEGAPPQIPTAGSRG; translated from the coding sequence ATGAATACCAGCATCGGACGCGATGGCGCGGGCGCCGGGCCGTCGCGCATGCGCTTCGGTGCGGCGGATCGTGCACTATTTTCGCGCGCCGCGTCGTCGCGCACATCCATTCGCGCGTTCCTTCGCGCGCTGATGCTCCTCGCATGCCTCGCGGCGTGCCTCGCCATGCCGATGCGGGCCGCCGCCCAGGCGGCCGCGGCGCCCGTGCTGCCCGTGCTCAAGAGCATCATCACCGGCGCGCCGGCCGCGGCCTCCGGCGCATCGGCGGCCGAAGCGGCATCGGCGCCTTCACCGGCGAGCCAGGCCGAGTTCACGCGCTCGCTCGACAGCGTCATCGCCACGCTAGACAACGAGCGCCAGCGCACCGCGCTCTTGAACCAGCTCAAGAAGCTGCGCAGCGCGTCGGAAAACGTGGCGCCCGCGCCCGCATCGGGTGCGGCGGCGACCTCGGGGCTGCTGGGCGCGATCGCGTCGGGCTTGGCCTCCGTCGAGGCGGACGCGCGCCGCGGCCGCAGTCCGTTTCACTACTGGGCAGGGCGCTTCAGGGCAGCCGGCATCGAGCTTTACGACATCGCTTCGGGCGGAGAGGGGGAAAGCCTCGGCCGCGTCGTGTTCGATCTCTTCGCCATGCTGGCCGGCTGGGGCGCGTGCGCGGCAGTGCTGCGCTGGCTCGAGCGGCGTCTGCTGAGGCGTTTCGATGTCGAGACCGGTCTGCGGCCCGATCCGCGCACCATCGATTTGCTGATTTTCGTCGTGCATCGCGCGGCGCCGTGGATCGTGGCGTTCGTCGGCGCGCTCGTGGTCGAGCGCTCGATGCCGGACGCGCTCGGGCGCACGCTCGCCCTCGTGATCGCCTATGCGATCGTCGCGGGCGCGGTGTTCTCGTCGATCTGCCTGATCATGTTTTCGCTGTTCGGCTCGGGGCACCGGCGCGCGGCCGTGCGCCTGCTGATTGCGCGCTCGCGCCGGCTGCTCTTCGCCATCGGCGTGCTGGCCGCGCTCGGTGACGCCGCGACCAATTTCGAGGTCGCACGCCAGTTGGGCGCGAACCTGGCCGCACTCGTGAGCACCGCGGCGAACCTGGCGGCCGCCGCATTGACGGTCGTATTCGCCATCGCGTTTCGACGGCCAGTTGCGCATCTCATCCGCAACCGCAGCTATACGCTGCGTCACGGACACAAGGCGCTCACCGAAGTCCTCGACGTGCTCGCCTCGCTCTGGCAACTGCCGATGCTGCTGCTCGCCGGCGCTTCGATCGTCGCCACGTTCGGCGGCATCGGCAGCCGCGACGACGTGCTGCAGATCTCCGTGGTCTCCGCGCTCCTGCTCGTGCTCGCGTTCTTCCTCTCGGCCGTCGTGCTGCGCATCACGCGCCCGAACCCCGCGCGCGTGCGGCGGCGCTCGCCGTATCTGCGGCGTTTGCTGCGCTTTGCCGGCACGCTGCTCGTGGTCTTCATCTGGTTCGCATATTTCGAGTCCTGCGCGCGTCTTTGGGACATCTCGCTTGCCGCCATCATCGAGGCGAACGTGGCCGCGCGCGGTATCGCGCACGCCATTTTCGCGATCGTATCGACGGTGTTTCTCGCGTGGCTCGTCTGGATCACGGTCGATACCGCGATTCTCGAAGCGCTCAACCCGACCGGCCCGCGCACCAAGGGCCGCGCGCCCAGCACGCGCGCGCGCACGATGCTGCCGCTCGTGCGCAACGCCGTGCTCGTGACGATCCTCACGATCACCGGCATCGTGACCGCGGCCAACCTCGGCATCAACGTGACGCCGCTGCTCGCCGGTGCGGGGGTGATCGGGCTTGCGATCGGCTTCGGCGCGCAGTCGCTCGTGGCCGATCTCATCACGGGCCTCTTCATCATCATCGAGGAGACGATCTCGGTGGGCGACTGGATCGACATCGACAACGGCCATGCGGGCACGGTCGAACATCTGTCGATTCGCACCGTGCGGCTGCGCGACGGGCAAGGCGCGATCCACGCCATTCCGTTCTCGCAGATCAAGATCGTGAAGAACCTATCGCGCGATTTCGCGTTTGCGGTATTCGAAGTGCGGGTGCCGTTCTCGGTCGATCTCGATACGATTACGCGCATGATTCGCGAAACGGGCGCCGAACTCGTGGCCGATTTCCGCTATCGCCGCGAGATACTCGGGCCCGTGGAGGTGTGGGGGCTCGACCGGTTCGACCCGAACTGGATGGTCGTGAAAGGGCAGATCAAGACGCGGCCGCTGCAGCAGTGGAGCGTGGCGCGCGCGTTCAATGCGCGGCTGAAGCGGCATATGGACGAAGCCGGCATCGAGATGCCCGTGCCGCAGATGCAGGTGCACATGTCCTCGCGCAGCGGCGATGTCGAGGAGCCGCGTGGGGACCCGCACGACGCGGCGCATGGGCATCCGCATGCGCCTGGCGGCGTGGCGCGCGATGCCTCGCACGAGCCGAGGCCCGCGCCGCCGCCAACCGCGGGCCCCGAGGGCGCGCCGCCACAGATTCCCACGGCGGGCAGCCGCGGCTGA
- a CDS encoding NAD(P)-dependent oxidoreductase, translating to MSKTLKIALFGATGMVGSRIAAEAARRGHQVSALVRQPERVAAAPNVHAAKADLLDAASVAAAVRGHDVVASAYAPPKEQLGDLLVASRALVDGVRPAGLKRLVVVGGAGSLEVAPGKQLVDTDGFPDAYKAIALAHRGAFDYYRTVSDIDWTFFAPAAIIAPGERTGTFRTGANTLIADAKGESRISAEDYAIAFVDELEQGRFIRQIATVAY from the coding sequence ATGAGCAAGACGCTGAAAATCGCTCTCTTTGGCGCAACGGGCATGGTTGGTTCGCGCATCGCCGCCGAGGCGGCGCGCCGCGGCCACCAGGTGAGCGCGCTGGTGCGCCAGCCCGAGCGCGTGGCGGCCGCGCCGAACGTTCACGCAGCGAAGGCCGATCTGCTCGATGCGGCGAGCGTGGCCGCAGCGGTGCGCGGGCATGATGTGGTCGCGAGCGCCTACGCGCCGCCCAAGGAGCAGCTCGGCGATCTGCTGGTCGCGAGCCGGGCGCTCGTCGACGGCGTGCGCCCGGCGGGGCTCAAGCGTCTCGTGGTGGTGGGTGGCGCCGGCTCGCTGGAAGTTGCGCCCGGCAAGCAGCTTGTCGATACCGACGGCTTCCCGGACGCGTATAAGGCCATCGCGCTCGCGCACCGCGGGGCGTTCGACTACTACCGCACGGTGAGCGACATCGACTGGACGTTCTTCGCGCCGGCCGCCATCATCGCCCCGGGCGAGCGCACCGGCACGTTCCGCACGGGCGCCAATACGCTGATCGCCGATGCAAAGGGCGAAAGCCGCATCTCTGCCGAGGATTACGCGATCGCGTTCGTCGACGAGCTGGAGCAGGGCCGCTTCATTCGTCAGATCGCAACGGTGGCCTACTGA
- a CDS encoding Rrf2 family transcriptional regulator, with the protein MNTSSRFAFAVHVLALLAQQEGVPLSSEIIAGSVNTNPALIRRLLSMLAGAGLTASQLGAGGGALLAREPQAITLLDVYHAVDDAQLFAMHREEPNPACLVGRHIQQTLRGVIDDAQRAMEASLAMRTLADVVDDMTRSERKLERTRARRA; encoded by the coding sequence GTGAATACGAGTAGCCGTTTCGCCTTCGCCGTGCACGTGCTCGCGCTGCTTGCGCAGCAGGAGGGCGTGCCGCTGTCGTCGGAGATCATCGCGGGCAGCGTGAACACGAATCCCGCGCTCATTCGCAGGCTGCTGTCGATGCTTGCCGGCGCGGGCCTCACGGCGTCGCAGCTGGGTGCGGGCGGAGGCGCGCTGCTTGCGCGCGAGCCGCAGGCGATCACGCTGCTCGACGTCTACCATGCGGTCGACGACGCGCAGTTGTTCGCCATGCACCGCGAGGAGCCGAATCCGGCTTGCCTCGTCGGGCGCCATATCCAGCAGACGCTGCGCGGCGTGATCGACGACGCGCAGCGCGCCATGGAGGCGTCGCTTGCGATGCGCACGCTCGCGGACGTCGTCGACGACATGACGCGCAGCGAGCGCAAGCTCGAACGCACGCGGGCGCGGCGGGCCTAA
- a CDS encoding GNAT family N-acetyltransferase — protein sequence MFDDFAKPGVAGEARHPLPSIDWRRYVPGRDAPALATLFRASVTTLAATRYDAAQRAAWAATADDLADFDARLARGVTLVAECDGAAVAFGQLFPFDHVEMLYVAPAWSRRGLATALLARLEALAREARSTVLSADASAVSRPVFERAGFSLISSEWVWRDGVSLPRFHLCKPLRAANFSG from the coding sequence ATGTTTGACGATTTCGCAAAGCCTGGCGTCGCGGGCGAGGCGCGGCATCCTCTGCCATCCATCGACTGGCGGCGCTATGTGCCGGGCCGCGACGCGCCGGCGCTCGCCACATTGTTTCGCGCGTCCGTGACCACGCTTGCGGCCACGCGCTACGACGCGGCGCAGCGCGCGGCGTGGGCCGCGACGGCGGATGATCTTGCGGACTTCGACGCGCGCCTCGCGCGCGGCGTGACACTCGTCGCGGAGTGTGACGGCGCGGCTGTTGCGTTCGGGCAGCTCTTTCCGTTCGATCACGTCGAGATGCTTTACGTCGCGCCGGCATGGTCGCGCCGCGGGCTCGCGACGGCGTTGCTGGCGCGGCTCGAAGCGCTCGCGCGCGAGGCGCGTTCGACGGTATTGAGCGCCGATGCGAGCGCCGTGTCGCGGCCTGTTTTCGAGCGCGCGGGCTTTTCGTTGATTTCGTCAGAATGGGTGTGGCGCGACGGCGTATCATTGCCGCGTTTTCATCTATGCAAGCCGCTTCGTGCGGCGAATTTTTCAGGATGA
- a CDS encoding DJ-1/PfpI family protein, translating into MAVKKILFLTGDFAEDYETMVPFQALQAVGHRVDAVCPGKKAGERIKTAIHDFEGDQTYTEKPGHQFALNATFDEIDAASYDALAIAGGRAPEYLRLNPKVIEMVRHFAHANKPIAAICHAAQLLAAAEVIRGKRISAYPACAPEVRLAGGEYAEIAIDSAVTDAPFVTAPAWPAHPEWLRQFLALLGTRIEP; encoded by the coding sequence ATGGCCGTCAAGAAGATCCTGTTCCTCACCGGCGATTTTGCCGAAGACTACGAAACGATGGTGCCGTTCCAGGCGCTGCAGGCCGTCGGACACCGCGTCGACGCCGTGTGCCCCGGCAAGAAAGCCGGTGAGCGCATCAAGACCGCGATCCACGATTTCGAGGGTGACCAGACCTATACCGAAAAGCCGGGGCACCAGTTCGCGCTCAACGCAACCTTCGACGAAATCGACGCCGCCAGCTACGACGCGCTCGCCATCGCCGGGGGACGTGCGCCCGAATACCTGCGCCTGAACCCGAAGGTCATCGAGATGGTGCGTCACTTCGCCCACGCGAACAAGCCGATCGCGGCGATCTGCCATGCGGCCCAGCTGCTCGCCGCGGCCGAAGTGATCCGCGGCAAGCGCATTTCGGCGTATCCTGCCTGCGCGCCCGAGGTGCGGCTCGCGGGCGGCGAGTACGCCGAGATCGCCATCGACAGCGCCGTGACGGACGCCCCCTTCGTGACCGCGCCGGCGTGGCCCGCCCATCCCGAATGGTTGCGCCAGTTCCTGGCGCTCCTCGGTACGCGCATCGAGCCGTGA
- a CDS encoding sensor histidine kinase: protein MRLTTKGLLLIAIPAVFELSLLSAIVKAEADAAAAERWGQHSQAVLAQASRVLEPVLVESVKLRGAVAANDTSYITPVSMWMDVDRRIDRLVDLVSDNPTQVERAVQIRHAVQNYRQWSDRVQDLLRSGRRADLAERFRALMAADVLDRVRTQIVSFQTEERRLDVVRVSAAEAARAQQQTLVLTAVLGSIVLVALAVWVFTRGVRGRLDALSDNANRLAANEPLAPLTAGNDEIAELDLTLHQISQRLIEAERLRLGFQADLARRADQLARINENLRQQTQENEMFIHGVSHDLRAPLVNLQGFSRELNHACDDLRKRIAKSSLAPEARARIERTIDEDVGEALRYLQTAVLRASHIIDALLRLARVGRVEYRRQRVSVQELVQRVVDAMHASIRARGAQVSVQTLPDVWGDPTALEQVFANLIGNALNYLDPARDGRVEIGTAHAPPGVESLQIFYVRDNGLGIPEVGLPRLFQAFQRMHGNVAPGEGIGLALVRRVVERHGGRVWVESTEGEGTTFYLSLPDALAVAPPLPGDAEQIISALERAERPEGALGGIGGYGGSDNAGGANTKGGVRSELRTAPGAALRPPAGA from the coding sequence ATGCGCCTCACGACCAAAGGGCTTCTGCTGATCGCGATTCCCGCCGTATTCGAACTGAGCTTGCTGTCGGCCATCGTGAAGGCCGAAGCCGACGCCGCGGCCGCGGAGCGCTGGGGCCAGCATAGCCAGGCCGTGTTGGCGCAGGCCTCGCGCGTGCTCGAACCGGTGCTGGTCGAATCCGTGAAGCTGCGCGGTGCAGTGGCGGCCAACGACACGAGTTACATCACCCCCGTTTCGATGTGGATGGACGTGGACCGCCGCATCGACCGGCTCGTCGATCTCGTTTCCGACAATCCCACCCAGGTCGAGCGCGCCGTGCAGATTCGCCACGCCGTGCAGAACTATCGCCAATGGTCGGACCGCGTGCAGGACCTCCTGCGCTCGGGCCGCCGCGCCGACCTCGCCGAGCGCTTTCGCGCGCTCATGGCCGCCGACGTGCTCGACCGCGTGCGCACGCAGATCGTCTCGTTCCAGACCGAGGAGCGCCGCCTCGACGTAGTGCGGGTTTCCGCCGCCGAAGCGGCGCGCGCCCAGCAGCAGACGCTCGTGCTGACGGCGGTGCTCGGCTCGATCGTACTTGTCGCGCTTGCCGTCTGGGTTTTTACGCGCGGGGTGCGCGGGCGGCTCGATGCGCTTTCCGACAACGCGAACCGGCTGGCCGCGAACGAACCGCTCGCGCCGCTCACGGCGGGCAACGACGAAATCGCCGAGCTTGACCTCACGCTGCACCAGATCAGCCAGCGCCTGATCGAAGCCGAGCGGCTGCGCCTCGGCTTTCAGGCCGACCTCGCGCGGCGCGCGGACCAGCTGGCGCGCATCAACGAAAACCTGCGCCAGCAGACTCAGGAAAACGAGATGTTCATCCACGGCGTGTCGCACGATCTGCGCGCGCCGCTCGTGAACCTGCAGGGTTTCTCGCGCGAACTCAATCATGCGTGCGACGACCTGCGCAAGCGCATCGCGAAGTCTTCGCTTGCACCTGAGGCGCGCGCGCGCATCGAGCGGACCATCGACGAGGACGTCGGCGAGGCGTTGCGCTATCTGCAAACGGCCGTGCTGCGCGCATCGCACATCATCGACGCGTTGCTGCGGCTCGCGCGCGTGGGACGCGTGGAGTATCGGCGACAGCGTGTGAGCGTGCAGGAGCTGGTTCAGCGCGTGGTCGACGCGATGCATGCCTCGATCCGTGCACGCGGCGCGCAGGTCAGCGTGCAGACGCTGCCCGACGTGTGGGGCGACCCGACGGCGCTCGAGCAGGTGTTTGCCAACCTGATCGGCAATGCGCTCAACTATCTCGATCCGGCGCGCGACGGGCGCGTCGAGATCGGCACCGCTCACGCGCCGCCGGGCGTCGAGTCACTGCAGATTTTCTATGTGCGCGACAACGGACTCGGTATTCCCGAGGTGGGCTTGCCGAGGCTCTTTCAGGCGTTCCAGCGCATGCATGGCAATGTTGCGCCGGGCGAAGGCATCGGGCTCGCGCTCGTGCGGCGCGTCGTGGAGCGGCACGGGGGGCGCGTATGGGTGGAGTCGACAGAAGGCGAGGGCACGACGTTCTATCTGTCGCTGCCCGACGCGCTTGCCGTCGCGCCGCCTTTGCCCGGCGACGCGGAGCAGATCATCAGCGCCCTCGAACGTGCGGAGCGTCCGGAAGGGGCGCTCGGAGGCATTGGAGGCTATGGCGGGAGCGATAACGCAGGCGGCGCGAACACGAAAGGCGGCGTTCGTAGCGAATTGCGCACGGCACCCGGAGCGGCGTTGCGACCACCCGCAGGCGCTTAG
- a CDS encoding ammonium transporter, producing MDNLKTGTDTLFLLLGAAMVLAMHAGFAFLELGTVRKKNQVNALVKILVDFSISTIAYFFIGYTLAYGVQFFSHADVLAEHNGYALVRFFFLLTFAAAIPAIVSGGIAERSKFNPQLFATFVIVGFIYPFFEGMVWNNRLGFEDAMTHVFGVPFHDFAGSVVVHAFGGWIALPAVLLLGPRHGRYTRDGRIAAHPPSNIPFLALGAWVLAVGWFGFNVMSAQTIDKISGLVAVNSLMAMVGGTLAAWFAGRNDPGFTYNGPLAGLVAVCAGSDIMHPLGALVTGAVAGALFVYMFTCVQNRWRIDDVLGVWPLHGLCGAWGGIAAGIFGQRWLGGLGGVSLGAQIVGTIAGIVIAFLGGLVVYGALRKFVGLRIDREEEFNGTDLSIHKITATPERETVS from the coding sequence ATGGACAATCTCAAGACCGGCACCGACACGCTATTTCTGCTGCTAGGCGCCGCCATGGTGCTCGCCATGCACGCAGGGTTCGCGTTTCTCGAACTCGGCACCGTGCGCAAGAAGAACCAGGTCAATGCACTCGTGAAGATCCTCGTCGACTTTTCGATTTCGACCATCGCCTACTTCTTCATTGGCTATACGCTCGCCTACGGCGTGCAGTTCTTCTCGCACGCCGACGTGCTCGCCGAGCACAACGGCTACGCGCTCGTGCGCTTCTTCTTCCTGCTCACCTTCGCGGCCGCGATTCCGGCCATCGTGTCCGGGGGCATTGCGGAGCGCTCGAAGTTCAATCCGCAACTGTTCGCGACCTTCGTGATCGTCGGTTTCATCTACCCGTTTTTCGAAGGGATGGTGTGGAACAACCGCCTCGGTTTCGAAGATGCGATGACGCACGTTTTCGGCGTGCCGTTCCATGACTTCGCGGGCTCCGTGGTCGTCCACGCGTTTGGCGGCTGGATCGCGCTGCCGGCCGTCTTGCTGCTCGGGCCGCGCCACGGCCGCTATACGCGCGACGGCCGCATCGCCGCGCACCCGCCCTCGAACATTCCGTTTCTCGCGCTCGGCGCATGGGTGCTCGCGGTGGGCTGGTTCGGCTTTAACGTGATGAGCGCGCAGACCATCGACAAGATCAGCGGGCTCGTCGCCGTCAATTCGCTCATGGCGATGGTGGGCGGCACGCTCGCCGCCTGGTTCGCGGGCCGCAACGATCCGGGCTTCACGTACAACGGGCCGCTCGCGGGGCTCGTGGCCGTGTGCGCGGGCTCGGACATCATGCATCCGCTCGGCGCGCTCGTGACGGGCGCGGTGGCAGGCGCGCTGTTCGTCTATATGTTCACCTGCGTGCAGAACCGCTGGCGCATCGACGACGTGCTCGGCGTGTGGCCGCTGCACGGCCTGTGCGGCGCCTGGGGCGGCATCGCCGCGGGTATTTTCGGCCAGCGCTGGCTGGGCGGACTCGGCGGCGTCTCGCTCGGCGCGCAGATCGTCGGCACGATTGCCGGCATCGTGATCGCCTTCCTCGGCGGCCTCGTCGTGTACGGCGCGCTGCGCAAGTTCGTGGGGCTGCGCATCGACCGCGAAGAGGAGTTCAACGGCACCGACCTGTCGATCCACAAGATCACGGCCACGCCGGAACGCGAAACGGTTTCCTGA
- a CDS encoding SDR family oxidoreductase, with amino-acid sequence MNRFANKTVLVTGGTSGIGLAAALAYAAEGAHVIVTGRDEAGLEAARVALGANAHAWRNDAASLTGARELAAAVRDAGLRLDAVFINAGVAKLAPFEQVDEALWDVTFDTNVKGAYFQIQALLPVLNDGAAIVLNGSINAHIGMPTSSVYAASKAALISFAKTLSAELLPRGIRVNVVSPGPVKTPLYNKFGMDAAALAAAEESIRALVPLKRFATVEEIASTVLHLSAAESAFMIGTEVIVAGGMGQL; translated from the coding sequence ATGAACCGCTTTGCCAACAAAACTGTCCTCGTCACCGGCGGAACCAGCGGCATCGGCCTCGCTGCAGCACTGGCCTATGCCGCCGAAGGTGCGCACGTCATCGTCACCGGCCGCGATGAAGCCGGGCTCGAAGCCGCGCGCGTCGCGCTCGGCGCGAACGCCCATGCCTGGCGCAACGACGCGGCCTCGCTCACCGGCGCGCGCGAACTGGCCGCCGCCGTGCGCGATGCGGGCCTGCGCCTCGACGCGGTGTTCATCAATGCGGGCGTGGCGAAGCTTGCGCCGTTCGAGCAAGTGGACGAAGCGCTTTGGGATGTGACCTTCGACACCAATGTGAAGGGCGCGTACTTCCAGATTCAGGCGCTCTTGCCGGTGCTCAACGACGGAGCGGCCATCGTGCTCAACGGCTCGATCAACGCACATATCGGCATGCCGACTTCGTCGGTGTATGCGGCGAGCAAGGCCGCGCTGATTTCGTTCGCGAAGACGCTCTCGGCCGAACTGCTGCCGCGCGGCATTCGCGTGAACGTGGTGAGCCCCGGGCCCGTGAAGACGCCGCTCTACAACAAGTTCGGCATGGACGCGGCCGCGCTCGCGGCGGCTGAGGAATCGATCCGCGCGCTGGTGCCGCTCAAGCGCTTCGCGACCGTGGAGGAGATTGCCTCGACCGTGCTGCATCTGAGCGCCGCCGAATCGGCCTTCATGATCGGCACCGAAGTGATCGTCGCCGGTGGGATGGGACAGCTTTGA
- a CDS encoding LysR family transcriptional regulator, with translation MLSEEELALLDAIRETGSLSRAAARLNKAPSTISHAARQLEARFDALLFDRRRYRLQLTPAGHLLAKEASRLMQDVARMTQRVRQVANGWEDRLWIVTDEILEFELLMPVVRDFDALQSGVKLRFTHEVLSGTWEALRDGRADLVVGATNEPPAIDGLHWFELGVMEWVFAVAPRHRLAREKAPLTRERMLAERGVAVGDSARLTPGRGYGLLGAQEVLAVPTMRAKILAQREGLGVGWVPRQRAAKLIERGELIEKATANPREPNVLYVAWRGEHVGRALQWWIDRLREPRLAKRLVEGIAVTG, from the coding sequence ATGCTCTCCGAAGAGGAACTGGCGTTGCTCGACGCCATCCGCGAAACCGGCAGCCTGTCGCGTGCGGCTGCCCGTTTGAACAAGGCGCCTTCCACGATTTCGCATGCCGCGCGCCAACTCGAAGCGCGCTTCGATGCGTTGCTCTTCGACCGCCGGCGCTACCGGCTACAGCTTACGCCGGCCGGCCATCTGCTGGCCAAGGAGGCGAGCCGGCTGATGCAGGACGTCGCACGCATGACGCAGCGCGTGCGGCAGGTCGCGAACGGCTGGGAAGACCGCTTGTGGATCGTCACCGACGAGATTCTCGAATTCGAATTGTTGATGCCGGTGGTCCGCGACTTCGACGCGCTGCAGTCCGGCGTCAAACTGCGCTTCACGCACGAAGTGCTCTCCGGCACCTGGGAGGCTCTGCGCGACGGTCGCGCCGATCTCGTCGTCGGCGCGACCAACGAGCCGCCGGCTATCGACGGCCTGCACTGGTTCGAACTGGGCGTGATGGAGTGGGTGTTTGCGGTGGCGCCGCGCCACCGGCTCGCGCGCGAGAAGGCGCCGCTCACCCGCGAACGCATGCTGGCCGAGCGCGGCGTGGCGGTCGGCGATTCGGCGCGGCTCACGCCGGGTCGCGGCTACGGGCTGCTCGGCGCGCAAGAAGTGCTGGCGGTGCCGACGATGCGCGCCAAGATCCTCGCTCAGCGCGAGGGCCTGGGCGTGGGCTGGGTGCCGAGGCAGCGCGCGGCGAAGCTGATCGAGCGGGGCGAGCTGATCGAGAAGGCCACGGCGAACCCGCGCGAGCCGAACGTGCTGTACGTGGCGTGGCGCGGCGAACACGTGGGGCGCGCACTGCAATGGTGGATCGACCGGCTGCGCGAGCCGCGTCTTGCGAAGCGTCTCGTGGAGGGCATTGCGGTCACGGGTTGA